AAGGAACAAGCAATTGTCCAAACCCTTAGTCACTACGGCTCCACCCTCCAAAAGCACGCGAAATTTAGCTGGTATTGCCAGCCTCCCTTTTGCGTCTAGGTTGTGCTTGTACTCTCCGATAAACATAAGCGGTGTTTTCGCCCTTAGGGCTCAAGAGGAGTGCGGCTAGCCGGGCTAGCCAAACCCCTTTTGTGCCTTACATTTCGATAAGGCTGACAAGCATGGGTAAACGGGCTAGGCGAGTGAGCGGGAGGCGATTGGATAATCCTCCACTTTTCCCCACTTTTCACCTTTCTTATTTCATTCTACCCCACGAACAAACCGAAGTCAACCACTTTCCACCACTTTGCCATCATAATCAATTAGCCAACATTAAACAAAAAAAATAAAAAAATCACCCCCTAGCCAGTGGTGGGGATGATTTTTATAGAGAAAATTAAGCTGTTACCTATTCTTATCCACAGTTGGAGCTGTTTTAAAGGCTTTTTTTCTTAACGACGAAATCCGGAGTATTGTCGTAAATCGGTTCGACATAGGCCTTATCTGGCTGCTTTTCGTTCCTGACCGTACCCTCAACCGGAACCTGCAAGGCATAGGCCATGGCGTTGGCCGTGACAATGCCGATACGCAATGAAGTGAAGCTGCCCCCTTGGTTAGCCACGATGATTTTCTCCAGATCGATCATGCGAATCCCGGCTTTGGCCAAGGCCCGGTCGATAGCTGGCAACAATTCTTCCGACTGCCGTCTGCGCGCTGGCACTTTCTCCTCGGCGATCAGGTCTGCATCCCTATATACAGCCGCAGTCAGAGCCTCGGGGTCCGTAGTGTCTATTTTTAAGATATTCATAATATTGATTTACGCTCTAAAGGATTCTTAACATATTAAAAAGAAAAAATAAAGGCTTAAAACAAACCGGCCCGCCTGAATGGCGGGCCGGTTATCTATATTTTTATTTTCTTTAAAACAAGAGATGCATCAGCTGTCCGATGATTTTCATCCGCGGAAAGCGTCGGCGCTGGGACTTCTTCTCTTTCAGCGCCTCATCGTAGACTCGTTCGACGCCAGTGGTGATGTCATTCCAATTATAGTATTTAATGACATGCTGGCGGTTACGATCGCGGCTTTGGGCTACGTCTGCCGGATTATCAAGCATCTGCTGCAGCTTGTCGCGCAGGTCGCGGATGCTCTTGTTCTTGAAGACATAATCCGTACCGGGCAGCGCCTCGAGATTTTCAGGAATATCGCTCACCAGAACGGCTTGGCGGTAAGCCATGGCCTCAAGCAAGGCGATCGATAAGCCTTCCGATTCGGAGGGCTGGACAAAAGCATAGGCGTGGCTGAAAAGCTGTTTGAGGTCTTCGCCCGACTGGTTGCCGGTGAAGATAACCCGTGGATCGCCCTCGGCCAATCGATGGATCTGGGAGACATACTTATCGGTAAAGGCGCTATCGCCGACGATGACCAGTTTCTTGTCGGTCTCGATCTTCTTGAACGCCTCAATCAGGTAATGGACGCCCTTGTGCTTGACCAGTCGCGAAACGGCCAGGATATAACTTTCCGATTCAAGCCCCCATTGGGCTAAAGCCGATTTTTCGCTGACAGGCTCGACGGCAACGCCGTTCGGCACATAGGTGGTCTCCTGCTCGTACTTCTCATTGGCGTACCGCTGCAAGGTCCTTGAGACCGCAATGGTCCGGTCAGACAGCTTGCAACATACCAATTCGCCGAAGCGGAGATAGAATTTGGCCAGGCTGTTCCATTTCTGGTGCATGTAGCACTGGGTGTGAAAAGTGGCGAC
The genomic region above belongs to Candidatus Falkowbacteria bacterium and contains:
- the tsaB gene encoding tRNA (adenosine(37)-N6)-threonylcarbamoyltransferase complex dimerization subunit type 1 TsaB; translation: MNILKIDTTDPEALTAAVYRDADLIAEEKVPARRRQSEELLPAIDRALAKAGIRMIDLEKIIVANQGGSFTSLRIGIVTANAMAYALQVPVEGTVRNEKQPDKAYVEPIYDNTPDFVVKKKSL
- a CDS encoding glycosyltransferase family 4 protein encodes the protein MKIAVIGQKGIPAKFGGVEKHVEDLATNLVQRGHEVYVYTRRNYTPADLASFRGVNLISLPSVNSKHLDAISHTFLACLDVARRDVDVVHFHSIGPSSLLWLVKLLKPRTPVVATFHTQCYMHQKWNSLAKFYLRFGELVCCKLSDRTIAVSRTLQRYANEKYEQETTYVPNGVAVEPVSEKSALAQWGLESESYILAVSRLVKHKGVHYLIEAFKKIETDKKLVIVGDSAFTDKYVSQIHRLAEGDPRVIFTGNQSGEDLKQLFSHAYAFVQPSESEGLSIALLEAMAYRQAVLVSDIPENLEALPGTDYVFKNKSIRDLRDKLQQMLDNPADVAQSRDRNRQHVIKYYNWNDITTGVERVYDEALKEKKSQRRRFPRMKIIGQLMHLLF